From one Pieris brassicae chromosome 5, ilPieBrab1.1, whole genome shotgun sequence genomic stretch:
- the LOC123710075 gene encoding uncharacterized protein LOC123710075 isoform X1 — protein MATAPASCMSTENGCVMFDCLVHLWEWIDPPLQETQFQMDAKKTIPPTQQPLTQQNIMAHHVHPGQIYTQQQMSNHVTSNPPIQNQPNGVIHQQQLIQNQYHATMTARSPLLENRHEIYGTSHNHEYARHYGANDNCNYQQQQSPTTERTEQIIHTDHNVNHDIVHNIPKGYNAEVYQDYMKRNPPKDNNQIYQNHQPMYRHNMNQYGSKPYLPYSNRIGPQSNTELLRRQYNEIQQLKMQQQLHYQNQAQMHQQQKFAERQLLLQQIHGVQPPPNLQNSIYSDSSYRDLDRYGSRNDFKDYNTGDIQKDVDKYAKNNEYREIEGQNKQFQEAQWQHNQEGFKEIERYRSPPEEEKTKHRSPPTDFNNQLKKNSGTMSPMKSSESSSPSVKSPSTESRRSSSGQALRSPTAQRIPSAPVTLSGMLYKQGSDGLKVWRKRWFVLSEYCLFYYKSQDEEKLLGSVLLPSYKVSACTSEDKVMRKYAFKLEHANMRTYVLAAMDQESMMKWVKGLTMAALMQNYSEHQRKQIERTAKPEDDDIPGPTYANAPPKPRRSNDGYNSPGSDIYDPNYDLLIKPESQYNQSTPKQYQDQYGSKVNQEAYARTPQSPPQQPLYQTKRSNDLHNVSGSNHERPQELYKYPQSPPFETNRLPDENMYQSQNNPFLQNYSGQETRIPPLETQNTDQKSIKSYGDNYPESKTRNDPNVYARDVYGELKDLKPVPTNSVNDRIMERRTPDAYGRSTTMSSYKNKLGDYEDVYSAYSSENPAKSPNLSLHRDNISLSSQKQQQKPNQTQEKVFSGPSVLRRKKMQASGIQPPMPRPHSADFLEYEARNESLNKAMPAKNNLDVHKNPQRPKSSLDINSYYDPSSETYYSEESYAEKMRQSAQYLQQQGLAPRNIQIPLAKYASGLAEKQLQSPYAHTPNNNYEMEFGAKQRDNISYTSKYSDLEGLNSNWMLKEKDLEQQKDYLNRSGSVMSDGSNGSYLKEASKLEPNSDGFIRSASARLPSTERDGEKKVQQREESMKRLLEWKQRMLQSPLTRKSTPATISLARSLNQSRQSLRSDQYKPKTYSNNSYNSYSSDDEEETPGTDQQNSSAMQAGRSYIQGIESPSITKPKSPHEPCSVLLPDPKFEIASVSKNNSGLQNAYENINVEESMADTFKSNAQEENIYEDHIPQLIDKPEETVQTSAVICDGYETHESESESEAQIEYTDNDLDEVLLESDTETSKQDNNELVSNASETPPILPLNEDHYLPMSPRKLLPIEPAHKMILENLSVFDQSMPITYEDNPYVEMNLGGEEDDMQTYEIVCVNNGKMVEPVYMELNNLTAADQEIENTNLKDCHSDTASNFADTKDPTLRRVSKTEKNKEKAEGSDADDECSKDLSIDAPFSRLSISDTFRPASYYLSGSSMILDRQDSSGSDILPPPPIPSSSPPCEELNDEALSRYILDKLDKSDISQDNSILKMLTNEKQNMNKMKRKATSLMIYGSRTSIHDTLTRGEKIRHNRASLTNDRSKLFDEKETVNLLNRSLFDLKHNSSDCIDSDSFRSCIVDRDSSRLSLDSDVSSKFEITPSNVSSELTSLADGDSIYDLRNSNNCADASLLRKNQFISETYLLSQIERSDLKQLNRTSNERDTSCNPEETKMNKTQTSTKSEHLNTVCSHTRSSSTPVSCKSNIIRDRSNSQALESKRIDTQYKNIADHTSGYIGSQSSCSSLGVSHSPISFYTKYSKGETLLRKNLNKNTDIIKEIKKINIKEKYNASSTTTGFHSRESSAEHSAPYYYSDLSSQEHIDILPSSHFMKNTNIHRKLNNQRRKGLLHKRNDITHIHNPIHSNNIFVSDNSFELAAARSVSVEFLSATEKDPEIDIKNLYESSSGKRSKIPESIGLLGSLGCKRNTSNSMFSSEEKTVSDHAELQQRNLLKARVSTGSMSSHCSENSSNTVYYDAETEATTYENIFIGEKHWDEDQLWRDNLRRVSHRHARSMDDLDALPESVSSNNTPDFNSIKRVKKIMSNNKVRRNVTYVNCDIQAQILRKDTKVGHANPDENDVYVSLANDVNIASDNIIDDEGVYEQLSIDTIEISSNDICNTKEKHSKSNRKQFEIDRETLRQWDLMSSGLMKDGSRRVRGAVMGVNVNEAACMENRIENASKGSIH, from the exons ATGGCAACGGCACCGGCTTCCTGTATGAGCACTGAAAATGGTTGCGTCATGTTTGACTGTCTCGTGCACTTGTGGGAATG GATTGATCCTCCTCTCCAAGAGACGCAGTTTCAAATGGACGCCAAGAAAACTATACCACCTACTCAGCAACCGCTGACTCAACAAAACATAATGGCCCACCATGTTCATCCTGGCCAAATATATACCCAGCAGCAAATGTCAAATCATGTAACATCCAACCCACCTATACAAAATCAGCCTAATGGCGTTATACATCAACAGCAACTCATACAGAATCAATATCATGCAACCATGACCGCGAGATCACCTCTTTTAGAAAACAGACATGAAATATATGGAACCAGTCATAATCACGAATACGCAAGACATTATGGCGCAAATGACAACTGCAACTATCAGCAACAGCAATCTCCAACCACTGAAAGAacagaacaaattattcatACAGATCATAATGTCAATCACGATATTGTACATAACATCCCGAAGGGGTACAACGCCGAAGTTTATCAAGACTATATGAAACGTAACCCACCGAAAGACAATAaccaaatatatcaaaatcatCAACCTATGTATAGACATAATATGAATCAATATGGTTCAAAACCTTATTTGCCATATTCGAATAGAATAGGACCTCAAAGTAATACAGAGCTTTTGAGGAGACAGTACAATGAAATCCAACAGCTAAAAATGCAACAACAACTCCACTATCAGAATCAGGCACAAATGCATCAACAACAAAAATTCGCTGAAAGACAACTCCTATTGCAACAAATACACGGAGTACAGCCTCCACCTAACTTACAAAACAGCATTTACTCTGACAGTTCCTATAGAGATTTGGATAGGTACGGTAGTAGAAATGATTTCAAAGACTACAATACAGGAGACATTCAAAAAGATGTAGACAAGTAtgctaaaaataatgaatataggGAGATAGAGGGACAAAATAAACAGTTCCAAGAAGCGCAGTGGCAACATAACCAAGAAGGATTTAAAGAGATTGAACGGTATAGAAGTCCACCAGAGGAGGAGAAGACAAAGCACAGATCCCCACCAACCGATTTTAATAACCAACTAAAAAAGAACTCAGGTACGATGTCTCCGATGAAGTCCAGTGAATCCAGTTCGCCTAGCGTAAAGTCCCCATCAACAGAAAGTCGCAGGAGTAGCAGTGGCCAAGCTTTACGGTCACCAACAGCGCAAAGAATTCCCTCTGCCCCTGTTACTTTATCAGGAATGCTTTATAAACAGGGATCCGATGGCCTAAAAGTGTGGCGGAAGAGGTGGTTCGTGCTATctgaatattgtttattctactataaaa GTCAAGACGAAGAAAAACTGTTGGGGTCCGTTCTTTTACCATCATATAAGGTATCCGCTTGTACTAGTGAAGATAAGGTAATGAGGAAGTACGCATTTAAATTAGAACACGCAAATATGCGGACGTACGTATTAGCAGCGATGGATCAAGAATCTATGATGAAATGGGTTAAGGGACTAACTATGGCTGCACTTATGCAAAACTacag CGAACACCAACGGAAACAAATTGAGCGAACTGCAAAACCAGAG gatGACGATATTCCTGGACCCACATACGCAAATGCACCTCCCAAGCCACGGCGGTCAAATGATGGATACAATTCACCAGGCTCTGACAT ATACGACCCAAATTACGATCTTTTGATCAAACCAGAGTCTCAATATAATCAAAGCACTCCGAAGCAATATCAAGATCAATATGGAAGTAAAGTGAATCAAGAAGCTTACGCCAGAACTCCACAGTCCCCTCCCCAACAACCTCTCTATCAAACAAAAAGATCCAACGATTTACACAATGTTTCTGGATCGAATCACGAAAGACCTCAAGaactatataaatatccaCAATCGCCCCCTTTTGAAACAAATCGTCTTCCCGATGAAAACATGTACCAATCACAAAATAATCCCTTCTTACAAAACTATTCAGGCCAGGAAACTCGTATTCCACCTCTTGAAACACAAAACACTGATCAAAAATCCATAAAAAGTTATGGAGACAATTATCCAGAATCGAAAACTCGTAATGATCCTAATGTATATGCCAGAGATGTGTATGGTGAATTAAAGGATCTAAAGCCGGTACCAACGAATAGTGTAAATGATCGAATTATGGAGAGGCGAACGCCCGATGCATACGGGCGCTCCACGACGATGTCGAGTTACAAGAACAAACTCGGTGATTATGAAGATGTATACTCCGCATATTCAAGTGAAAATCCTGCGAAGTCACCTAATTTATCACTACATCGTGACAATATCAGTTTGTCCAGTCAAAAGCAGCAACAAAAGCCTAATCAG ACTCAAGAGAAAGTGTTTAGCGGGCCATCAGTTCTTCGAAGAAAGAAAATGCAAGCAAGTGGCATACAACCTCCCATGCCCAGGCCACATAGCGCAGATTTTCTAGAGTACGAAGCTAGAAACGAATCATTGAATAAGGCAATGCCAGCAAAAAACAATTTAGATGTTCATAAAAATCCACAACGGCCTAAGTCTAGTCTTGACATAAACTCATATTACGACCCCAGCTCTGAAACATATTACTCCGAAGAAAGCTACGCAGAAAAAATGAGACAGTCAGCTCAATATTTGCAGCAACAAGGTCTTGCGCCTCGTAATATACAGATACCTCTCGCAAAATATGCAAGTGGTTTAGCTGAAAAACAATTGCAGTCCCCCTACGCTCATACACCAAACAACAATTACGAAATGGAATTTGGCGCAAAACAACGCGATAATATCAGCTACACCTCAAAATACAGTGATCTAGAAGGATTAAACTCTAATTGGATGCTAAAAGAGAAAGATTTAGAACAACAAAAGGATTACTTGAACCGAAGTGGGAGTGTAATGAGCGATGGATCTAATGGAAGTTACCTGAAAGAAGCAAGTAAACTGGAGCCTAATTCTGATGGTTTTATAAGATCTGCGAGTGCACGATTACCTTCTACAGAACGTGATGGTGAAAAGAAAGTTCAGCAG CGCGAGGAATCAATGAAACGCTTATTGGAATggaaacaaagaatgttgcaGTCTCCTTTGACTAGAAAAAGCACTCCTGCAACTATTTCCTTAGCAAGGTCTCTAAATCAGAGTCGACAATCATTAAGATCAGATCAGTACAAACCTAAAACATACtcaaataattcatataacaGCTACTCATCTGATGACGAAG AGGAAACACCTGGGACTGATCAGCAAAACTCAAGTGCTATGCAGGCAGGAAGGTCTTACATACAGGGAATAGAGAGTCCCTCAATAACAAAACCAAAATCCCCTCACGAGCCTTGTTCTGTCCTATTGCCTGATCCAAAATTCGAAATAGCAAGTGTTAGTAAAAACAATAGCGGTCTCCAAAACGCAtacgaaaatattaatgtagaaGAATCCATGGCCGACACTTTTAAAAGTAACGCACAGGAAGAAAACATTTACGAAGATCATATTCCTCAGCTTATTGATAAGCCTGAAGAGACTGTGCAGACATCAGCAGTTATTTGTGATGGATATGAAACTCATGAAAGTGAATCAGAATCAGAAGCTCAGATAGAATATACAGATAATGATTTAGATGAAGTACTTCTGGAATCGGATACTGAAACATCTAAGCAAGATAATAACGAACTTGTAAGTAATGCATCAGAAACCCCGCCGATTCTACCATTAAATGAAGATCATTACTTACCGATGAGCCCTAGAAAATTATTGCCCATAGAACCAGCacataaaatgattttagaaaatttaagcgTTTTCGATCAATCTATGCCAATAACTTATGAAGATAATCCATATGTTGAAATGAATTTGGGAGGGGAGGAGGACGATATGCAGACTTATGAAATTGTTTGTGTAAACAATGGCAAAATGGTTGAACCAGTGTATATGGAATTGAATAATCTTACCGCAGCTGATCAAGAAATAGAAAATACGAATTTAAAAGATTGCCACTCAGATACAGCCTCAAATTTTGCAGACACCAAAGATCCAACATTAAGGAGAGTGTCAAAAACtgagaaaaataaagaaaaggcGGAAGGTTCTGACGCTGATGATGAATGCTCTAAAGACCTATCAATAGATGCACCTTTTAGTAGGTTAAGTATTTCAGATACATTCCGTCCTGCTTCGTATTATCTCAGTGGTAGTTCTATGATATTGGATAGGCAGGATAGTTCTGGTAGTGATATCTTGCCACCTCCACCCATTCCAAGTTCATCTCCACCATGCGAAGAATTAAATGATGAAGCCTTGTCCAGATATATTTTAGACAAATTAGATAAATCCGATATATCTCAagataattctattttaaaaatgttaacgaacgaaaaacaaaatatgaataaaatgaaaagaaaagcGACCTCGTTAATGATATACGGTAGCCGAACTTCAATTCACGATACTCTTACTAGGGGTGAAAAAATTCGACACAATAGAGCGAGCTTAACAAACGATAGGAGTAAATTATTTGATGAAAAAGAAACGGTCAACCTATTAAATAGATCTTTATTCGATTTGAAACACAATTCTTCAGATTGTATTGACTCTGATTCGTTCAGAAGTTGTATTGTTGATAGAGATTCATCGAGATTGTCATTAGATTCAGATGTAAGtagtaaatttgaaattactcCATCAAATGTATCTTCAGAACTTACAAGCTTAGCTGACGGTGACTCGATATATGATTTACGTAATTCAAATAACTGCGCCGATGCCAGTTTATTACGAAAGAACCAGTTTATTTCAGAAACTTATTTGTTAAGTCAAATTGAACGCAGCGATTTGAAACAACTTAACAGAACGTCAAACGAAAGAGATACCTCTTGTAATCCAGAAGAaactaaaatgaataaaacacaAACTTCCACCAAAAGTGAACATTTGAATACTGTATGTTCTCACACACGTTCATCTAGCACCCCTGTTAGTTGTAAAAGCAATATTATTCGTGATAGATCAAACAGTCAGGCCTTAGAATCGAAGCGTATAGACACacagtacaaaaatattgcGGATCACACATCGGGATACATTGGTTCACAGAGCTCTTGTAGCTCACTCGGTGTTTCTCATTCTCCTATATCATTTTACACTAAGTATTCAAAAGGAGAAACGTTGCTTAgaaaaaatttgaataaaaatacagatataATAAAGGAAATCAAGaagattaatattaaagaaaagtataaCGCTTCATCAACAACCACTGGTTTTCATAGTAGAGAAAGTTCTGCCGAGCACAGTGCCCCCTACTACTATTCGGATCTTTCTTCACAAGAGCATATCGATATTTTACCAAGTTctcattttatgaaaaatactaacatacacagaaaattaaataatcaacgACGGAAAGGTCTCTTGCATAAACGGAATGACATAACACATATACATAACCCGATCCatagtaacaatatttttgtatccgATAATTCTTTTGAACTAGCGGCAGCTAGAAGTGTATCCGTTGAATTTCTAAGTGCAACGGAAAAAGATCCagaaatagatattaaaaatttatatgaatcgTCGAGTGGCAAACGCTCTAAAATACCAGAATCGATTGGTTTATTGGGTAGTCTAGGCTGTAAAAGAAATACAAGTAATTCAATGTTTTCCTCAGAAGAAAAGACAGTATCCGACCATGCAGAATTACAACAACGAAATTTGTTAAAAGCTAGGGTCTCTACTGGAAGTATGTCGTCACACTGCAGTGAAAACTCAtcaaatactgtatattatgACGCTGAAACTGAAGCGACTACAtatgagaatatttttattggagAAAAACATTGGGATGAAGATCAACTGTGGAGAGATAATTTAAGAAGAGTCTCTCATAGACATGCTCGTTCAATGGATGATTTAGATGCTTTGCCTGAGTCTGTAAGTTCAAATAATACACCCGATTTTAATAGCATTAAGCGcgttaagaaaattatgtcAAATAATAAGGTAAGAAGAAACGTTACTTACGTAAATTGCGATATACAAGCACAGATTTTAAGAAAGGATACAAAAGTGGGCCATGCTAATCCTGATGAGAATGATGTTTACGTTAGTCTTGCAAATGATGTTAACATAGCCTCAGACAACATAATTGATGATGAAGGTGTCTATGAACAATTGTCAATCGATACAATTGAAATATCGTCAAATGACATATGTAACACTAAAGAGAAACACTCGAAAAGCAATAgaaaacaatttgaaataGATAGAGAAACCTTAAGGCAGTGGGATTTGATGTCGAGTGGATTAATGAAAGATGGTTCAAGGCGAGTGCGGGGTGCGGTTATGGGTGTTAACGTAAACGAAGCTGCATGTATGGAGAACAGAATTGAAAATGCAAGCAAGGGAAGTATCCACTAA